A part of Candidatus Electrothrix aestuarii genomic DNA contains:
- the kdsA gene encoding 3-deoxy-8-phosphooctulonate synthase, with protein MKSFTIATVSGGKSVPVGPEHPLLLLAGPCALESGELGWRIATEMKAICERLGISYVFKASFDKANRTSLDSFRGPGLRNGLRQLDRIRQEVGVPVVSDVHETSQMDLAVDALDIIQIPAFLCRQTDLLVAAAKTGKTVNLKKGQFVSPWDMQHAVEKLRAAGCDRILLTERGASFGYNNLVVDMRSLPVMRSFGCPVIFDATHSVQLPGGMGGSSGGQREFIPTLTRAAIAAGIDGLFMEVHPDPDNALCDGPNSIPLNEVETLLEQLLAIRETVQKVTDNLAN; from the coding sequence ATGAAATCCTTTACAATAGCGACAGTCTCGGGGGGGAAATCCGTACCTGTCGGGCCTGAGCATCCTCTTTTATTGCTGGCTGGCCCTTGTGCTTTGGAGTCTGGTGAATTGGGATGGCGGATTGCCACGGAAATGAAGGCGATATGTGAGAGATTAGGCATCTCATACGTCTTCAAGGCATCCTTTGATAAGGCAAATCGTACCTCCCTGGATTCCTTTCGTGGACCAGGGTTGCGAAACGGGTTGCGCCAACTGGATCGTATCCGCCAGGAAGTGGGCGTGCCGGTGGTCTCGGATGTCCATGAAACAAGCCAGATGGATCTTGCAGTAGATGCGCTTGATATTATTCAGATTCCGGCCTTTCTCTGTCGTCAAACCGATCTTCTTGTTGCTGCGGCAAAAACCGGAAAAACTGTGAACCTGAAAAAAGGGCAGTTTGTCTCTCCCTGGGATATGCAACATGCTGTGGAAAAATTGCGGGCTGCGGGCTGTGACCGGATTCTTCTGACAGAGCGGGGGGCGAGCTTCGGCTATAATAACTTGGTGGTGGATATGCGCTCGCTGCCTGTGATGCGTTCCTTTGGCTGCCCGGTTATCTTTGATGCCACCCATTCGGTGCAATTACCTGGTGGTATGGGCGGAAGCTCCGGTGGACAACGGGAGTTCATTCCTACCTTAACCAGGGCAGCCATAGCTGCGGGGATTGATGGACTCTTTATGGAGGTACATCCTGATCCGGATAATGCCCTCTGTGATGGCCCTAACAGCATTCCTCTCAATGAGGTCGAGACCTTACTGGAGCAACTGTTGGCTATACGGGAAACTGTGCAGAAAGTGACTGATAACTTAGCAAATTGA
- a CDS encoding HAD hydrolase family protein, translating to MKREQPILRSNAWRAAMMQAKKVELLLLDVDGVLTDGTLFYGATEEVKAFNTLDGFGLRLLREAGIAVGIITARSSEAVSRRAKELKLEHVYTDCRNKKEAYVAILEQQGLLPEQTAYMGDDWLDLPVLMQVGCSFAPANAAAEVRRQVDYVTEKSGGHGAVREACELILESKDLLAELLKKYMQVP from the coding sequence ATGAAGCGGGAGCAGCCTATTCTGCGCAGTAATGCTTGGCGAGCTGCTATGATGCAGGCCAAAAAAGTTGAGCTGCTCTTGCTCGATGTAGACGGTGTTCTCACTGATGGCACCCTTTTTTATGGCGCCACAGAAGAAGTAAAGGCCTTTAACACCTTAGATGGCTTTGGCTTGCGGCTTCTCCGTGAGGCTGGAATTGCTGTTGGGATAATTACAGCGCGCAGCTCAGAAGCGGTTTCTCGAAGGGCCAAAGAGCTCAAGTTGGAACATGTCTATACGGACTGTCGTAACAAGAAAGAGGCCTATGTAGCTATTCTTGAACAACAAGGTCTTCTCCCTGAGCAGACAGCCTATATGGGGGATGATTGGCTGGATCTTCCGGTCTTGATGCAGGTAGGTTGCAGCTTTGCTCCTGCTAATGCCGCAGCAGAGGTACGACGCCAGGTTGATTATGTGACAGAAAAAAGCGGAGGGCATGGAGCTGTTCGCGAAGCCTGTGAGCTGATTCTGGAGTCCAAGGACCTTCTTGCCGAGCTCCTGAAGAAATATATGCAGGTCCCCTGA
- the lptC gene encoding LPS export ABC transporter periplasmic protein LptC, which produces MIGSYRNLLWVIPVGVLATSPLWKGYVGDFLKPRGGYDEVAERAYQEQSQDFVMDDVVIAFTTEGVQTWTIKAKQAQTGETDREIQMTDVDALYHKKGESPISIISKKGKYHMDDQHLTLIDDVVIVKPLQYEEMYSDLLHYYDTNKMLISPGDVEIKGPKFNLKAGRMDYDVSSGAYDFNNRVEVVL; this is translated from the coding sequence ATGATAGGAAGTTATCGTAATCTTCTCTGGGTGATACCGGTTGGTGTGCTTGCTACCAGCCCCTTATGGAAAGGATATGTAGGGGATTTCTTGAAGCCGAGAGGTGGCTACGACGAGGTTGCAGAACGGGCCTATCAGGAGCAGTCGCAGGATTTTGTTATGGATGATGTCGTCATCGCCTTTACAACAGAGGGTGTCCAGACATGGACCATTAAGGCTAAGCAGGCGCAAACTGGTGAGACGGACAGGGAAATCCAGATGACGGATGTTGATGCCTTGTATCATAAAAAGGGCGAATCTCCCATCAGTATAATCAGCAAAAAAGGGAAGTACCACATGGATGATCAGCATCTCACCTTAATTGATGATGTTGTGATCGTCAAACCGCTGCAATATGAAGAGATGTACTCCGATCTGCTGCATTATTATGATACCAATAAGATGCTGATCAGTCCTGGAGATGTGGAAATAAAGGGGCCTAAGTTCAATCTTAAGGCGGGTAGGATGGATTATGATGTCTCTTCCGGTGCTTATGATTTTAACAACAGGGTAGAGGTGGTGCTGTAG